One Archangium violaceum genomic window, CTGTCCGACGGGACGTCCGTCCGGGCGTCCTCGGGCCAGCTCGAGTTCCTCCGAGATGGCGAGGTGGTGCGGGGAGCGGACCTTCGGGTCCGCTCCTCCGATATGAAACATGGGCTCGTGGTGTCGCCCGACTCGCGGTGGGCGCTCCTCACGGGAGGACCGGCGACGCTCGCTCTGATCGAGTTGTCGAGCGGGCGGGTGTTGCCGGCGCGAGCCCATCGGGATTGCGTGATGCAGCTCACCTTCTCTCGCGATGGAAAGCACCTGGTGTCGTCCTCCCTGGACGGGTCGGTGCGGACCTGGAACTGTGCCACTGGCATACAGGAGGCCTGTGCCGACCTGGGACGAGGCTCTGACCACTGGTGGATCTGCCTGACCCGGGGTCGCGCGCTCCAGGTGCGACAATACGGGGATGTCTTCATCCGGGATGTGCTCGCCGGGACCGAGGTGGAGCCGGAGATCGGTCACATCCCGTCCCGGATCGCCTGGTCCGTGGATGGTACGCTGCTCGCCCATCTCGACTCCTGGTACGGCGATCAGTTCGCCTTCGTGCACGACACCCGCACGGGGAAGCTGATTCGGAAGGTCGCCCTCCGCCTCGAGAACGACCGCCCGTGCGCCCTCTCCCGGGACGGCCGCTTCCTCGTCACGGGCGCGCGGTTCCAGGGGCGGAGCTCCTCCTACGGGTTCCGGCTCTGGGACCTGGAGGACGGCACGGTGTGTTTCGAGCAGGCTCTGCCGCACGACATGGGGACGCTCGTGTTCTCCCCGGACGAGAGGTGGCTTGCTTTCGAGGAGGGGCCGGACGCGCTCGCCCTTCTCGAGCTCAAGCATCCGGAGCGCCGCCTCCGGGTGGAGTTGTCCGCCAGGCTCTCCGCTTTCGCCTTCTCCGAGGACGGACGTTTCCTGGCCACGGGAGACCAGGAGGGGCGCGTCCAGGTGTGGCGCGTGAATGGCGAGTTGCTCGGGGTGCTGGAGGGGCACCGCGCTCTCGTCAATGCCCTGGCCTTTTCCTCGGACGGCGCCCTGCTGGCCTCGGGCGGCGCCGACACGACCGTGCTCCTCTGGCCCGAGCGCGCGTGGCTCCCGGGAGG contains:
- a CDS encoding WD40 repeat domain-containing protein, whose amino-acid sequence is MAHQERFPPRLDVFGDPLPPQALSRCGTLRLWHPPEEGRPPDSLEAVSFSPDSRRVVSASGCTARVWDLEDGRELLALSGHRDTVRALHYVSSTRIVTASRDDSVRLWDAESGAELCRWSLHGGGATCLALSPDKRTLLAGSWSANGFAVIDLMTQELLRWVCPEGEVGNTAFLVFSPDGSRVATVERTFDLSRLCILDVATWSLCWSAEDGGEYTPAWAAFSEDGRSVIRDVSTVGWRTLRRTFDTRTGALLAEAENPLNLPIPLSDGTSVRASSGQLEFLRDGEVVRGADLRVRSSDMKHGLVVSPDSRWALLTGGPATLALIELSSGRVLPARAHRDCVMQLTFSRDGKHLVSSSLDGSVRTWNCATGIQEACADLGRGSDHWWICLTRGRALQVRQYGDVFIRDVLAGTEVEPEIGHIPSRIAWSVDGTLLAHLDSWYGDQFAFVHDTRTGKLIRKVALRLENDRPCALSRDGRFLVTGARFQGRSSSYGFRLWDLEDGTVCFEQALPHDMGTLVFSPDERWLAFEEGPDALALLELKHPERRLRVELSARLSAFAFSEDGRFLATGDQEGRVQVWRVNGELLGVLEGHRALVNALAFSSDGALLASGGADTTVLLWPERAWLPGGR